Below is a window of Rhodamnia argentea isolate NSW1041297 chromosome 11, ASM2092103v1, whole genome shotgun sequence DNA.
gcaccgacactcttcaGCACTCCTTGTTGTATCGTGTCCGATACTCCGACACTTTTCGACATGTGGTTAGTGCTCTAGACACGCCAACGACATATGAGTTCAGCATCTCGACAGTCATTTCGACACGCacgaggtcaattttaagcattttcaataaattaagggttaaaatataaatttatcaaaaatatatatgctcAAATCATATATCCAATTACCCCAAAATAAATATACATAGATAGCCAAAAGAAAACTTCACCGtgattgatatttttatatatacataataatttaaaatgtatatataaagatatatatttaatatataatgtgttgAAATTCTCCACGTCCTCTCTCTTCCGTCTGTTACCCTCTCTGCTGAATCACTTCATCTTCTTTCCGCCCCACACCATAAACAGGAAATTCTTGCACTCCATTAACAAGCTCCAAACAAAGATGTGCTCGACAGATGACCGAATTTATAGGGAAAATTCAGAAGCAAAATCACCTGAGCTTTGACAGTCCATTAGGaatcaaaattagtcgaaacTAAAGCTTAATTAAATTTCTTTTCGCAGTCCTCTGTTTCGAGACAAATCTCGAGATTATCGAACTAACGAAACGGGAGGAGAACTCAAAACCTGCGTCAAGTTGCAAAAACCTTAATAAACTCGCGCCCAAtctccaaaaacaaaaacacctCAACCTCACAGAAACCCTAAGCCCGAGCCTTCCTGTCTCTCCCCGTCGTTCCCGGGAAGATGAAGCACGGCACACGATCACTAGGCTCGGCGAGATTGGAAGCGCAGAGGGACGCACCTTCGGCAGAGAGGAATCGAAGAGGGAAGAAAGAGCACGGAGAGTGTCGATAACGGAGGGAAAAGAGAAGTAGCGGAGAGTTTAACAAAAGTCTGAACCCATATGAGCACGTGGGGATTAcccaacattttattttttagctagCTTTTTAACAACAAAAAGTTAGAAGCATTGGTTGCGTGCCCGGCAAGATCGGGAGCTTGTGGCGTATTCTAGACAATCACCAAGTTCCTTTTGAATCTCTCTTACTTTTCTAAGGTAACAATATGCTCATCAAGTTTGATACGCAATATGTTTGATCCGGTCAAAGGTTAAAAAATTCTCAAGGCAAAACGGACGCAGCCAAATTATACCCAACGAATTCAAGTCATAATCTTCTTCGTCTTCCGACATATACATGTGATTATCGTCTCTACATATAAATACACCGCACATATTCGAAGAACCTCCATCAGCAATTTTATAACACGAAgcaaataagaaagagaaaccaTGGAAAACACAATCCTCTATGCGGCCCTCGTCACTGTCCTCTCTCTAGTTACTCTCTACTTCTTCATAACAAGAGAACCCAAGAACctccctccttctcctccttctctccCCATCATTGGCCACCTCCACCACTTGAAATTGCCCCTTCACAGGACCCTCCACCGCCTCTCCGCTAAGTATGGCCCCGTCATGACCCTCCCGGTTCGGGGTCCGCCGCTCGTGGTCGTGTCCTCGCTGCCACTGGCTGAGGAATGCTTCACCAAAAACGACATCGTGCTCGCCAACCGCCCCAAGCTGTTCATCGCCAAGCACCTCGGCTATGGCTACACCACCCTCATATCGGCGTCCTATGGTGACAAGTGGCGCAACCTTCGGAAGATTGCCACCATCGAGGTCCTCTCATCGCACCGCCTCAACGTGGTCTCCCACATCCGGAGGGATGAGATCCGGCGGCTGATGCTCCGGCTGGCCCGGGGCGGGTTCGGGTCCTACCACCAGGTCGAGCTCAAGACTCTCTTCTCGGAGCTCACGTTCAACATCATGATGAGGATGATAGCGGGGAAGCGGTACTACGGGGAGGGCGTGAACGTGGACGAGGCCGAGGCCAGGGAGGGGAGGAAATTGATTAAGCAGATCGTCGGCAATGGCGGGATAAGTTACGCGGGCGATTTCCTGCCCATACTAAAGTTGGTGGATTACAATGGGGTGAAGAAGAGGGTGGTGGAGCTGAAGGAGAAGATCGATGCGTTCATGCAGGGGTTGATCGATGAGCACCGGAGGAAGAAGGGAGAGCCGGAGCTCGAAGACAGCATGGTCAGCCACCTCCTGCATCTACAAGAGTCTCAGCCGGAAGACTACTCGGACTTCACGATCAAGGGGCTTATCTTTGTAAGTGCTGTTTCTTATTCCTATCTTTCCATCTGTTTTGTTGTTTTAGTCGTTGCATTGAAATGTTGTCAACGTCAACGATTGAATTGCTTCTGTCGGGAAGACTTGGAATGCACCTC
It encodes the following:
- the LOC115742081 gene encoding cytochrome P450 81E8-like isoform X3, which translates into the protein MENTILYAALVTVLSLVTLYFFITREPKNLPPSPPSLPIIGHLHHLKLPLHRTLHRLSAKYGPVMTLPVRGPPLVVVSSLPLAEECFTKNDIVLANRPKLFIAKHLGYGYTTLISASYGDKWRNLRKIATIEVLSSHRLNVVSHIRRDEIRRLMLRLARGGFGSYHQVELKTLFSELTFNIMMRMIAGKRYYGEGVNVDEAEAREGRKLIKQIVGNGGISYAGDFLPILKLVDYNGVKKRVVELKEKIDAFMQGLIDEHRRKKGEPELEDSMVSHLLHLQESQPEDYSDFTIKGLIFVLLIAGTDTSSLTLEWIMANLLNNPEKLKKAQEEIDSVIGSDRLVEESDVSKLPYLQCVIFETLRLNTTAPLLVPHASSADCTIGGYLVPRDTILLVNAWAIHRDPELWEDPLRFKPERFEGSGGEKQHKLILPFGLGRRACPGAHLAQRVMGSTLGLLIQCFDWKRVSEEEIDMREGPGTTMPKVVPLELLCKVRPSMEKLVPKD